A genomic window from Ischnura elegans chromosome 10, ioIscEleg1.1, whole genome shotgun sequence includes:
- the LOC124166441 gene encoding E3 SUMO-protein ligase ZBED1-like, with translation MDSKRRRSEVWHYFQKISAESAECLFCKHQYSFKSGCTSNLFRHIKLKHPSISLDGNASKRTCQSSNESGEQVSQVPSTSAASASSLPQHPDVSIDIPQGYSSDSTLQTTMKQYIHRPLALKTSQSIDEGLVKLIVSQYLPFSLVEQPAFKSFLQLLNPNYHPPSRKTLANNYLELLYSKTAMELKEKIKKVTFCSITADGWTSATNDSYLAVTAHFICNGQLQSALLDCIYFTDRHTATNIADEIHRIIRSWDLDSKVVALISDSAANMLAAAKILGWTHIPCFAHTLNLIVQNALVEVKDLQNRVKKVVEFFKRSPAAHHKLVQMQSPQGSYPTLKQEVPTRWNSTYIMFQSILRNKEPLLSTLALLKTEATLTQKDFEITEKLCHILLPFYEVTLEVSSEKHVTASKLIPLTQGMKRYLETLNFDDQEEEVSKFLAKIKSEMERRFSHIEDIPLLAEASMVDPRFKNMGFDSHKAIEKAKNNLIRKATAVSLVDEAPGTSQEIRMELETSGCVWKHLDSLVQHKICDRSPTAAAITEVDKYLKEPHLLRHEDPLQWWCKNQGTFPRLFLVMQKRLCIVGSSVPCERVFSKAGNILSERRRSLKPNKLSKILFLNYNLD, from the coding sequence ATGGATTCCAAAAGGAGAAGAAGCGAAGTATGGcattacttccaaaaaatatctgCAGAGTCAGCTGAATGCTTGTTTTGTAAGCACCAGTACTCATTTAAGTCTGGATGCACCTCAAATTTATTCCGCCATATAAAATTGAAGCACCCATCTATCAGTCTTGATGGCAATGCCTCAAAAAGGACCTGCCAGAGCTCCAATGAGAGTGGGGAGCAGGTATCACAAGTACCATCTACTTCAGCAGCCTCTGCGAGCTCCCTACCACAGCATCCTGATGTAAGCATTGATATTCCTCAAGGATATTCCTCTGACTCCACATTGCAAACAACAATGAAGCAGTATATTCACCGTCCATTAGCCTTGAAGACCAGCCAAAGTATTGATGAAGGGTTGGTGAAGTTAATTGTGTCCCAATATCTGCCATTTAGTTTAGTTGAGCAGCCAGCATTTAAGTCATTCCTCCAGCTGTTGAACCCCAATTACCATCCACCATCCAGGAAAACTTTGGCCAATAATTATTTAGAGCTTCTGTACTCAAAAACAGCAATGGaacttaaggaaaaaattaaaaaagtaactttCTGTTCAATTACAGCAGATGGGTGGACTTCGGCTACAAATGATAGCTATTTGGCTGTAACAGCCCATTTTATTTGCAATGGGCAATTGCAATCGGCCCTGCTGGATTGCATCTATTTCACGGATAGGCATACAGCCACTAATATTGCAGATGAGATTCATCGCATTATTAGAAGCTGGGACTTGGACAGTAAAGTGGTGGCACTTATATCTGACAGTGCAGCAAACATGTTGGCTGCAGCTAAAATTCTAGGTTGGACACACATCCCATGTTTCGCTCACACCCTAAATTTAATAGTGCAAAATGCATTAGTAGAGGTCAAGGACCTCCAAAATAGGGTTAAGAAAGTGGTGGAATTTTTTAAGAGGAGTCCTGCTGCCCATCacaaacttgtgcaaatgcagTCTCCCCAAGGGAGCTACCCCACGTTGAAGCAGGAGGTGCCAACCAGGTGGAATTCCACGTACATCATGTTTCAATCCATTTTAAGAAACAAAGAGCCTCTATTATCCACCCTAGCTTTACTTAAAACAGAGGCAACATTAAcacaaaaagattttgaaatcacTGAAAAGTTATGTCATATTTTATTGCCATTCTACGAGGTTACCCTAGAAGTTAGCTCAGAAAAACATGTGACAGCATCAAAATTAATACCCCTCACTCAAGGCATGAAGAGGTACTTAGAGACCCTGAATTTTGATGATCAGGAAGAGGAGGTGtcaaaatttttggcaaaaattaagaGTGAGATGGAGAGGAGGTTCTCGCATATTGAGGACATACCTCTGCTAGCCGAGGCATCCATGGTAGACCCTCGTTTCAAAAATATGGGCTTCGATAGTCATAAAGCTAtcgaaaaagctaaaaataatttgattagaaAAGCAACAGCTGTTTCTCTTGTCGATGAAGCCCCAGGTACTAGCCAGGAAATTAGAATGGAGCTGGAAACATCTGGGTGTGTGTGGAAGCACTTAGATTCTCTTGTGCAACACAAAATCTGTGATAGGTCCCCAACTGCTGCTGCTATAACTGAAGTGGATAAATATTTGAAGGAACCACATCTTCTACGACATGAAGATCCTCTTCAGTGGTGGTGCAAAAATCAAGGAACATTCCCAAGACTTTTCCTGGTGATGCAGAAAAGACTGTGCATAGTTGGTTCCTCTGTGCCATGTGAAAGAGTTTTCTCCAAGGCAGGAAACATCTTATCTGAAAGGAGGAGGAGCCTGAAACCTAACAaactttctaaaattttattcctaaattataATCTTGATTAA